A stretch of the Mycobacteroides immunogenum genome encodes the following:
- the bphC gene encoding biphenyl-2,3-diol 1,2-dioxygenase, with amino-acid sequence MLKSLGYITIQTQDMDRWRHFALRVLGFAEGSGPDPEALYLRMDERAARIVVVPGETDQVVTVGWEVRDGTALRETVRAVEGAGIGVKQLSADEAEVRRVEEVVTFTDPVGTTVEVFHGPVLDHSPVVTPYGARFVTGAQGLGHVVLPVTDPNGAFTFYTEVLGFRPRGAFRIPAPPEFGPMRVRFLGINERHHSLALCPAPHGGAPGLVHVMVEVDSLDAVGQALDRVLKDGYSVSSTLGRHTNDKMVSFYVRAPGGWDIEFGTDGVLVDETYYTAEEITADSYWGHDWSGSEPLAAM; translated from the coding sequence ATGCTGAAAAGCTTGGGATACATCACCATCCAGACCCAGGACATGGACCGCTGGCGACATTTCGCCCTGCGGGTGCTGGGCTTTGCCGAAGGCAGTGGGCCCGATCCCGAGGCCCTGTACCTGCGCATGGACGAACGGGCCGCACGCATCGTGGTGGTGCCCGGAGAAACGGATCAGGTGGTCACCGTCGGCTGGGAAGTGCGCGACGGCACCGCATTGCGTGAGACCGTGCGAGCAGTGGAAGGGGCCGGCATCGGTGTGAAACAGCTGTCCGCCGATGAGGCGGAGGTGCGCCGGGTCGAGGAGGTGGTGACCTTCACCGATCCCGTCGGCACCACCGTCGAGGTTTTCCATGGTCCGGTGCTGGACCACAGCCCGGTGGTGACGCCGTACGGCGCGCGATTTGTCACCGGCGCCCAGGGGCTCGGGCATGTGGTGTTGCCGGTTACCGACCCGAACGGCGCTTTCACCTTCTATACCGAGGTGCTGGGGTTCCGGCCGCGGGGTGCGTTTCGCATTCCCGCTCCGCCGGAGTTCGGCCCGATGCGGGTGCGTTTCCTGGGCATCAACGAGCGCCACCACAGTCTGGCGCTATGCCCCGCGCCGCACGGCGGTGCGCCCGGGCTGGTTCATGTGATGGTCGAGGTGGACAGTCTCGACGCCGTCGGACAGGCCCTCGATCGCGTGCTCAAGGACGGCTACTCGGTGTCCTCCACGCTGGGCCGGCACACCAACGACAAGATGGTGTCGTTCTACGTCCGGGCACCCGGCGGATGGGATATCGAGTTCGGCACCGACGGGGTACTTGTCGACGAAACGTATTACACCGCTGAGGAAATCACCGCAGACAGCTATTGGGGCCACGACTGGTCCGGCAGCGAGCCGCTCGCCGCCATGTAG
- a CDS encoding IclR family transcriptional regulator produces MTTTITADATTPSAVIDRVSLLLDAFDGPGRLTLAQLVRRTGLPRSSVHRMLERLVQLRWLRRDGRDYELGTRLVELGSLAVHQDRLHAAALPMLHELHRATGLVVHLSILDGADVVYLEKIGAGMGAAVTTRIGGRQPAHCTASGKAILAYRGDTLDGFTALARKTRFSIGSAAQLRPELDKVRGHGVAFDREELQQGIGCVAAPIGSIGDAVAAVSVCGPMARMSFDQRLVAPVRMTAMGIWRNVENGPSRVAPTLQPIRPLRPAPARREMSSRTLQYA; encoded by the coding sequence ATGACAACCACCATCACCGCCGATGCGACCACCCCGAGCGCCGTCATCGATCGGGTGTCTCTGCTGCTGGACGCCTTCGACGGTCCGGGCCGGCTTACGCTGGCGCAGCTGGTGCGCCGCACCGGTCTCCCCCGCTCATCCGTGCACCGGATGCTGGAGCGGCTGGTGCAATTGCGCTGGCTGCGGCGTGATGGACGTGACTATGAGCTGGGTACCCGGCTGGTCGAGCTGGGCTCCCTCGCGGTGCATCAGGATCGGCTGCACGCGGCGGCGCTGCCGATGCTGCACGAGCTGCATCGCGCCACCGGCCTGGTGGTCCACCTGTCCATCCTCGACGGCGCCGACGTCGTCTACTTGGAGAAGATCGGGGCCGGGATGGGCGCGGCCGTCACTACCCGCATCGGTGGGCGCCAGCCCGCGCACTGCACCGCATCCGGGAAGGCCATCCTGGCGTACCGGGGTGACACGCTGGATGGCTTTACCGCGCTGGCCCGCAAGACACGCTTCTCCATCGGCTCGGCCGCGCAACTGCGGCCGGAGCTCGACAAGGTGCGGGGGCACGGGGTGGCCTTTGATCGCGAGGAATTGCAGCAGGGCATCGGCTGTGTGGCTGCTCCGATCGGCAGTATCGGCGATGCGGTCGCGGCGGTTTCGGTGTGCGGGCCCATGGCGCGGATGAGCTTTGATCAGCGTCTGGTGGCCCCCGTCCGGATGACGGCGATGGGGATTTGGCGCAACGTCGAGAACGGCCCAAGCCGGGTGGCCCCGACATTGCAGCCGATCCGGCCGCTGCGCCCCGCCCCCGCGCGACGCGAGATGAGCTCGCGCACACTGCAGTACGCGTGA
- a CDS encoding alpha/beta hydrolase — MSLDPQIAALLPALNEGFPRVETMTGAQARAAIRARYAPPTEPTRMRAVTDERASGPGGEIPIRVYRPDTPGPLPTVVFAHGGGFVFCDLDSHDELCRRLAAQTPAVVVSVGYRCAPEHRWPTAAQDVFLAACWVVRNARTLGGDPARVLVCGDSAGGNLAAVTTLMARDLGGPALAGQILIYPVLDADFDTPSYRRFATGYYNTRAAMRWYWDQYLPDHGLRGHPYAAPLHADLERLPPAVVVTARFDPPCSEGEAYASALREAGVPVRYRCYDNAVHGFMTMLGTDLAGVAIERLCRDVNDLLG, encoded by the coding sequence GTGAGTCTCGATCCTCAGATAGCGGCGCTGCTGCCGGCGCTGAACGAGGGCTTCCCGCGCGTCGAAACGATGACCGGCGCGCAGGCGCGCGCGGCGATCCGTGCCCGGTACGCGCCGCCCACTGAGCCCACACGTATGCGTGCGGTGACCGATGAACGCGCCTCCGGACCGGGCGGTGAGATACCGATCCGGGTGTACCGCCCCGACACGCCAGGACCCCTGCCCACCGTCGTGTTTGCCCATGGTGGCGGATTCGTGTTCTGCGACTTGGATTCTCATGACGAGCTGTGTCGCCGCCTGGCCGCTCAGACACCCGCGGTGGTGGTATCGGTCGGCTATCGGTGCGCGCCGGAACATCGATGGCCGACGGCGGCCCAGGACGTGTTCCTGGCGGCGTGTTGGGTGGTGCGTAATGCCCGCACGCTCGGTGGTGACCCCGCACGGGTGCTGGTCTGCGGTGACAGTGCGGGAGGGAATTTGGCCGCGGTCACCACGTTGATGGCCCGCGACCTGGGTGGGCCCGCGTTGGCGGGCCAGATTCTGATCTATCCGGTGCTGGACGCGGATTTCGATACCCCGTCTTACCGTCGGTTCGCGACCGGCTACTACAACACGCGTGCCGCGATGCGATGGTACTGGGACCAGTACCTGCCTGATCATGGGCTGCGCGGACACCCGTATGCGGCGCCGCTGCACGCCGACCTGGAGCGGCTGCCACCCGCGGTGGTCGTCACCGCACGCTTTGACCCGCCGTGCAGTGAGGGTGAGGCCTATGCGAGCGCCCTGCGAGAAGCGGGCGTACCGGTGCGGTACAGGTGCTATGACAACGCGGTTCACGGATTCATGACCATGCTGGGGACTGACCTGGCCGGTGTGGCGATCGAACGGCTATGCCGCGATGTCAACGACCTGCTCGGTTAA
- a CDS encoding Rieske 2Fe-2S domain-containing protein, with protein sequence MTTAQSDTESGAAAVRNIEADAAPARFARGWYCLGLIQDFGDGKPHAVHAFGQKLVVFRAGDGTVSVLDAYCRHMGGDLSQGDVKGDEIACPFHDWRWGGDGRCKKVPYSRRTPKLARTATWTTLEQDGMLFIWNDPQGNPPPEDVTIPRIEGADSDEWTDWHWYTTVVNTNCREIIDNVVDMAHFFYVHGAVPTYFKNIFEGHIATQYMNTGEPRADLPIPEGVQMTGQTSVASYYGPSFMIDDLTYHFVGYDSNSILINCHYPIDANSFVLQYGIIVKKSAGLSDDDALAAAVTLGDWIKAGFEQDVQIWKNKARIDNPLLCEEDGPVYQLRRWYEQFYVDTAEVTSEMTDRFEYEVDTTRPGEVWKAQVEENLAAMAASASS encoded by the coding sequence ATGACGACAGCCCAGTCAGATACCGAATCCGGTGCCGCGGCGGTTCGGAACATCGAAGCCGACGCGGCGCCGGCACGATTCGCCCGTGGCTGGTATTGCCTCGGCCTCATCCAAGACTTCGGAGATGGCAAGCCGCATGCGGTCCACGCTTTCGGCCAGAAGCTTGTGGTCTTCCGCGCGGGGGATGGCACGGTGAGTGTCCTGGACGCGTACTGCCGGCATATGGGCGGCGACCTCAGCCAAGGCGACGTGAAGGGCGACGAAATCGCCTGCCCGTTCCACGATTGGCGCTGGGGCGGTGACGGGCGCTGCAAGAAGGTGCCCTACAGCCGCCGGACACCCAAGCTGGCACGGACCGCCACCTGGACCACCCTGGAGCAGGACGGCATGCTGTTCATCTGGAACGACCCACAAGGCAATCCGCCTCCCGAAGACGTCACCATTCCCCGCATCGAGGGAGCCGATAGTGACGAGTGGACCGATTGGCATTGGTACACAACAGTTGTCAACACCAATTGCCGCGAGATCATCGACAATGTGGTCGACATGGCGCACTTCTTCTACGTGCACGGCGCCGTGCCCACGTACTTCAAGAACATCTTCGAGGGACACATCGCGACCCAATACATGAACACCGGAGAGCCGCGCGCCGATCTACCCATCCCCGAGGGCGTGCAGATGACCGGACAGACATCCGTCGCGTCGTATTACGGCCCGTCATTCATGATCGACGATCTGACGTACCACTTCGTCGGGTACGACTCGAATTCGATCCTGATCAACTGCCACTACCCGATCGACGCCAATTCCTTCGTGTTGCAGTACGGCATCATCGTGAAGAAGTCGGCGGGGCTGTCCGACGACGACGCACTGGCCGCCGCCGTCACACTGGGCGACTGGATCAAGGCCGGCTTCGAGCAGGACGTGCAGATCTGGAAGAACAAGGCGCGCATCGACAATCCGCTGCTGTGCGAGGAAGACGGCCCGGTGTACCAGCTGCGCCGCTGGTACGAACAGTTCTATGTGGACACCGCCGAGGTCACCTCCGAGATGACCGATAGGTTCGAGTACGAGGTGGACACCACCCGTCCGGGTGAGGTGTGGAAGGCACAGGTTGAGGAGAACCTCGCTGCCATGGCCGCGAGCGCGTCATCGTGA